One region of Caldalkalibacillus thermarum genomic DNA includes:
- a CDS encoding nitric oxide synthase oxygenase, with amino-acid sequence MTEKETLFHEAKQFITACYHELNKPDIIEERLKEIKSEINRYGYYEHTYEELAYGARVAWRNSNRCIGRLFWRSLHVFDARHLTTEQEIYEALLNHITYATNEGKIRPTITIFKPQIKQEPQVRIWNHQLIRYAGYETENGVTGDPASLSLTRACQEMGWKGKGSRFDVLPLVIQVQQRPPKWFEIPEELVLEVPIRHPEYDWFEDLNIKWYAVPIISDMCLEIGGIHYTASPFNGWYMETEIGARNLADTFRYNLLPEVAKRMGLEISRNASLWKDKALVELNVAVLHSYKQDGVSIVDHHTAAEQFKQFEQQERDSGRKVTGDWTWLIPPLSPATTHIFHQTYENRILKPNYFYQDRPYE; translated from the coding sequence ATGACAGAGAAAGAGACTTTATTCCATGAGGCCAAACAATTTATCACGGCCTGTTACCACGAGCTGAATAAGCCTGATATCATCGAAGAACGATTAAAGGAAATTAAAAGTGAGATTAACCGTTATGGTTATTATGAACACACGTATGAGGAACTGGCCTATGGCGCAAGGGTAGCCTGGCGCAACAGCAACCGTTGTATCGGGCGTCTGTTCTGGAGAAGCTTGCATGTCTTTGATGCCCGCCACCTGACAACGGAACAGGAGATTTACGAGGCTTTACTGAACCATATTACCTACGCCACAAATGAGGGGAAAATCAGACCGACGATTACCATTTTTAAGCCTCAGATTAAGCAGGAGCCACAGGTACGCATCTGGAACCATCAGTTAATCCGCTACGCCGGTTATGAAACAGAAAACGGCGTGACTGGAGATCCCGCTTCTTTAAGCCTGACCCGTGCCTGTCAAGAGATGGGCTGGAAAGGGAAAGGGAGCCGTTTTGATGTGCTGCCCCTGGTCATCCAGGTCCAACAGCGGCCACCAAAGTGGTTTGAGATCCCTGAGGAGCTGGTCTTGGAAGTACCTATTCGTCATCCTGAATATGACTGGTTTGAAGACTTGAACATCAAATGGTACGCGGTGCCGATTATCTCGGATATGTGCTTGGAGATCGGCGGGATTCATTACACCGCATCCCCGTTTAACGGCTGGTACATGGAGACGGAGATCGGAGCCCGCAACTTGGCCGATACCTTCCGCTACAATTTGCTGCCGGAGGTGGCCAAACGTATGGGTCTGGAGATCAGCCGCAATGCCTCATTATGGAAGGATAAAGCACTGGTTGAGCTTAATGTGGCTGTCCTCCATTCCTACAAACAGGATGGGGTCAGCATTGTTGATCATCATACCGCTGCCGAACAGTTTAAGCAATTTGAACAACAGGAACGAGACTCGGGGCGCAAAGTGACAGGAGATTGGACCTGGCTGATTCCTCCCCTCTCTCCGGCCACCACCCATATTTTTCATCAAACATATGAAAATAGGATACTGAAACCCAATTATTTTTACCAAGATCGGCCATATGAGTAA
- a CDS encoding carbamoyl phosphate synthase small subunit: MPAGYVKLATGEVFTGEIVGQEQPVAGEVVFNTSMTGYQEIMTDPSYAGQIVTFCYPLIGNYGIQLHDNESRKPKVAGIIVRELCNAPSHYGAVQSMAQWLQEQGLTALVGVDTRALVKTIRQYGTVQGIIACGSPEEGMKPNVELPPPFTSSYWVDAVSTKEMITYPNSGPHIVLVDLGMKKSILDCLLAAQCQVTVVPYSTTYEQIKALQPDGVVYSNGPGDPVALTPWLEEVRRVTQAYPTLGICLGHQVIALAYGAKTKKMKFGHRGGNHPVKDLSTGKVLITPQNHSYVVEEESVDLEQFMVAYQHVNDGTVEGLTHKHLPIYTVQFHPEAHPGPSDTAYIFHTFLQHTQKGGRSAYALA, translated from the coding sequence ATGCCGGCAGGGTATGTGAAACTGGCAACTGGGGAGGTTTTTACAGGTGAAATCGTCGGTCAAGAGCAGCCGGTTGCAGGTGAAGTGGTGTTTAATACGAGCATGACCGGATATCAAGAGATTATGACCGATCCCTCCTATGCCGGACAAATTGTGACCTTTTGCTATCCGCTGATTGGCAATTACGGCATTCAGCTACACGATAACGAAAGCAGGAAACCGAAGGTAGCGGGGATCATTGTCAGGGAGTTATGCAACGCTCCCAGCCATTATGGTGCTGTGCAAAGCATGGCGCAATGGTTACAAGAACAAGGGCTGACTGCCCTTGTGGGCGTGGATACACGGGCCCTGGTGAAAACCATCCGCCAATATGGCACGGTGCAGGGCATTATCGCTTGCGGTTCACCGGAGGAAGGGATGAAACCCAACGTGGAGCTTCCCCCTCCGTTTACCTCATCTTACTGGGTAGATGCTGTGTCTACAAAAGAAATGATCACCTATCCCAACTCGGGCCCGCATATCGTTCTGGTTGATTTAGGCATGAAAAAATCAATACTGGACTGTTTGCTGGCCGCTCAATGTCAGGTCACCGTCGTGCCTTATTCAACAACCTATGAACAAATTAAAGCGCTTCAGCCTGATGGCGTGGTCTATTCCAACGGCCCTGGCGATCCTGTGGCCTTAACTCCGTGGCTGGAAGAAGTGCGGCGTGTCACTCAAGCCTATCCTACCTTGGGCATTTGCCTTGGACATCAGGTCATTGCCCTCGCTTATGGGGCCAAAACAAAAAAAATGAAGTTTGGCCACCGGGGCGGCAATCATCCGGTGAAGGATCTCAGCACCGGCAAAGTGCTCATCACGCCTCAGAATCACAGTTATGTTGTGGAAGAAGAGAGCGTGGACCTCGAGCAGTTTATGGTGGCTTATCAGCATGTTAATGACGGCACGGTAGAAGGGTTGACACATAAACATTTGCCCATCTATACGGTACAATTCCACCCTGAAGCCCATCCCGGACCAAGTGATACAGCCTATATCTTCCACACATTCCTGCAACATACGCAGAAGGGAGGCCGCTCTGCTTATGCCCTTGCGTAA
- the carB gene encoding carbamoyl-phosphate synthase (glutamine-hydrolyzing) large subunit: protein MPLRKEIKTVLVIGSGPIIIGQAAEFDYAGTQACLALKEEGIKVVLVNPNPATIMTDEQIADRVYLEPLTVEAVETIIQKEKPDGLIGTLGGQTGLNLTVQLAEQGILDRYGVEVLGTSIEAIQKGEDRELFRQLMLDIGEPVPESQIVDNVEEGLRFAQSIGYPVITRPAYTLGGSGGGVANNERELERLLKKGLKMSPIQQVLVEKSIKGWKEIEYEIMRDANDTCITVCNMENMDPVGIHTGDSIVVAPSQTLTDKQYQLLRQASLKVIRALGVIGGCNIQFALDPESDQYYIIEVNPRVSRSSALASKATGYPIARIATKCAIGYHLDELLNPITGNTYAAFEPAIDYVVLKIPRFPFDKFSEADRTLGTQMKATGEVMAIDRTFEGALNKAIRSLEVNTAGLEWPALKRLTDEALEEHLAHATDLRLFALAEAFRRGWTTQDLYKLTQIDPWFLEKIKGLIEFEENLKSYTWGTLPHELLTEAKQKNMADRYLARLFQVSEREIRQRRKQLGLVPVYKQVDTCAGEFEAVTPYYYSTWHGQVDEVESGDGKKILVIGSGPIRIGQGVEFDYCSVHATLAVKKQGYEAIVINNNPETVSTDYSVADRLYFEPLTVEDILHVIDKEQVEGVFVQFGGQTAIKVAEELAAEGVPVLGTSVDIIDKLEDREQFYNLLNELEIPHIKGATVHQAQELYQAVETLGFPVLVRPSYVIGGQSMFLFHRRQEVEAYLEKVEQEGDERIWPLLVDAYVPGLECEMDIISDGQTVVIPGIFEHVERAGVHSGDSLAIFPPPTLPDKVKQTLADYAERIATKAPVVGMMNIQFVVDGEQVYVLEVNPRASRTVPIISKVTGVPMIEWATRVQLGESLEAIAEEKGLMLEPAFYTVKAPVFSTGKLKDVDPALGPEMKSTGEILGLGLSVAEAVAKAMPEEYDFLVQAVQPASHNKQHTDLQQPGLLCAIADRDKEAVLPLIQRMASLGIRLLATSGTARFLQSHGLHVQEIDHDLEQVEELMKHGQIGALFNSPNQGRVVGTFGFSLRQIALVYQLPCFTCPDTLRVLLDSLDVSAQDIRALSDYRNISTERVLSP, encoded by the coding sequence ATGCCCTTGCGTAAAGAGATCAAAACAGTCCTGGTCATAGGCTCCGGACCGATCATTATCGGTCAAGCGGCCGAATTTGATTACGCTGGCACGCAAGCCTGTCTGGCCTTAAAGGAAGAAGGGATTAAGGTTGTGCTGGTTAATCCTAATCCGGCCACCATTATGACCGATGAACAGATCGCCGACAGGGTTTACCTGGAACCGCTCACCGTTGAAGCAGTGGAAACCATTATTCAGAAAGAAAAGCCGGATGGGCTGATCGGCACCCTTGGCGGGCAAACAGGTCTCAACCTGACCGTGCAACTGGCTGAGCAAGGCATTTTGGACCGCTACGGGGTAGAGGTTTTGGGCACTTCCATTGAGGCCATTCAGAAAGGGGAAGACCGGGAGCTGTTCCGGCAGCTGATGCTGGACATTGGGGAACCTGTTCCTGAATCCCAGATTGTAGACAATGTGGAGGAAGGTTTACGTTTTGCCCAGTCTATCGGCTATCCCGTCATTACCCGGCCTGCCTATACTTTGGGCGGCTCAGGGGGCGGTGTGGCCAACAATGAACGGGAATTAGAGCGTTTGTTAAAAAAAGGACTCAAGATGAGCCCTATCCAGCAAGTGTTGGTAGAAAAAAGCATCAAGGGCTGGAAAGAGATTGAATATGAGATTATGCGTGATGCCAACGACACCTGCATCACGGTGTGCAATATGGAGAACATGGATCCCGTGGGCATTCATACCGGGGACTCCATTGTGGTCGCCCCTTCCCAAACCTTGACCGATAAACAGTATCAGCTGTTGCGCCAGGCCTCGCTGAAGGTGATCCGGGCGCTGGGAGTGATCGGGGGCTGCAATATTCAATTTGCCTTGGATCCGGAATCTGATCAATATTACATCATTGAGGTCAACCCGCGGGTCAGCCGTTCTTCTGCCTTGGCTTCCAAGGCCACAGGCTATCCCATTGCCCGCATCGCCACCAAGTGTGCCATCGGCTATCATCTGGATGAACTGCTTAATCCGATTACAGGAAACACCTATGCCGCCTTTGAGCCGGCCATCGATTATGTGGTGTTGAAAATTCCCCGCTTCCCCTTTGACAAATTCTCTGAAGCGGACCGGACCCTGGGTACCCAAATGAAAGCAACGGGAGAAGTGATGGCCATTGACCGCACGTTCGAAGGGGCTCTCAATAAAGCCATCCGTTCCCTTGAAGTCAATACAGCAGGACTGGAATGGCCGGCGTTGAAACGATTAACAGACGAAGCTTTAGAAGAGCATTTGGCCCATGCTACGGACTTGAGACTGTTTGCCTTGGCAGAAGCTTTCCGGCGTGGTTGGACAACACAAGACTTGTATAAACTGACCCAAATCGACCCCTGGTTTTTGGAGAAAATCAAAGGTTTGATAGAATTTGAGGAAAATCTGAAAAGTTACACCTGGGGTACACTGCCCCATGAGCTGCTGACAGAAGCAAAGCAGAAAAACATGGCCGACCGTTATTTGGCGCGTCTCTTTCAAGTATCTGAAAGGGAAATTCGCCAGCGCCGCAAACAGCTTGGTCTGGTTCCCGTTTATAAGCAGGTAGATACCTGTGCCGGGGAATTTGAGGCAGTTACACCTTATTACTATTCAACCTGGCACGGCCAAGTTGATGAGGTGGAAAGTGGCGATGGCAAAAAAATACTGGTGATTGGCTCGGGGCCGATCCGAATTGGCCAGGGAGTGGAGTTTGACTACTGCTCTGTGCACGCCACCCTGGCCGTCAAGAAGCAGGGCTACGAGGCTATTGTCATCAACAACAATCCGGAAACGGTCAGCACCGATTATTCAGTGGCCGACCGCCTCTATTTTGAACCGCTGACCGTGGAAGATATTTTACATGTCATTGACAAAGAGCAGGTGGAAGGGGTCTTTGTCCAGTTTGGCGGACAGACGGCGATCAAGGTGGCCGAAGAACTGGCAGCTGAAGGGGTGCCGGTGCTGGGGACCAGCGTGGACATCATCGACAAACTGGAAGACCGGGAACAGTTTTATAACCTGCTCAATGAACTGGAGATCCCCCATATTAAAGGGGCAACGGTTCACCAGGCCCAAGAACTGTACCAAGCTGTTGAAACCTTGGGCTTTCCGGTCTTAGTACGCCCCTCTTATGTGATTGGCGGCCAGTCTATGTTTCTCTTTCACCGCCGGCAGGAAGTGGAGGCGTACTTGGAAAAAGTGGAGCAAGAAGGGGATGAACGCATTTGGCCCCTTTTGGTGGATGCGTATGTGCCCGGACTGGAGTGTGAAATGGATATCATCAGTGACGGTCAAACAGTGGTCATCCCTGGCATCTTTGAACATGTGGAGCGGGCAGGTGTCCATTCCGGGGACAGCTTGGCCATCTTTCCGCCGCCTACCCTGCCAGACAAAGTGAAGCAGACCTTGGCCGATTATGCGGAGCGGATTGCCACTAAGGCGCCGGTAGTGGGAATGATGAATATCCAGTTTGTGGTCGATGGAGAGCAGGTGTATGTGCTGGAAGTGAACCCCCGGGCCTCACGCACCGTGCCGATTATAAGCAAGGTGACAGGGGTGCCGATGATTGAATGGGCCACCCGCGTGCAGTTGGGCGAGTCCCTTGAGGCTATTGCAGAAGAAAAGGGATTAATGCTGGAGCCCGCGTTCTATACGGTCAAGGCGCCGGTCTTCTCTACCGGTAAATTGAAGGATGTGGATCCGGCTTTGGGTCCGGAGATGAAATCGACCGGTGAGATCCTGGGTCTGGGTCTCAGTGTGGCCGAAGCGGTAGCAAAAGCCATGCCGGAGGAATATGACTTTCTGGTTCAGGCTGTTCAGCCGGCCAGCCACAACAAGCAGCACACAGACCTCCAGCAGCCCGGACTGTTATGCGCCATTGCGGACCGGGATAAAGAGGCTGTTTTGCCCCTTATCCAACGCATGGCCAGCCTGGGCATACGCCTGCTGGCCACCAGCGGAACCGCCCGCTTTTTACAGTCACATGGCTTACACGTGCAAGAAATAGACCATGATCTTGAGCAAGTGGAAGAGCTGATGAAACACGGGCAGATTGGGGCCTTGTTCAACTCCCCCAACCAGGGGCGAGTGGTCGGCACCTTTGGCTTTAGCTTGCGCCAGATCGCTTTGGTTTATCAATTGCCTTGCTTCACGTGTCCTGACACGCTCAGGGTGCTCTTAGACAGTCTCGATGTATCCGCCCAAGATATCCGGGCGTTAAGTGACTATAGAAACATTTCTACAGAAAGGGTGTTATCCCCATGA
- the argF gene encoding ornithine carbamoyltransferase has product MTQPLLKGGAAPAPVASFEENQLQRNLKGRDFLTLADFSSEEIHWLLQHALNLKRMQQEGIPHPYLQGKVLGMIFEKPSTRTRVSFEVGMIQLGGQAIFLGKQDIQLSRGESLYDTANVLSRYVDGVMIRTFSHQGLVEFARAATVPVINGLTDTHHPAQVLADLLTVLEHKGRLQGLKLAYVGDGNNMAHSLLEGAVKVGMHIAVASPEGYEPDAAIVAGAEEVAKETGSQVLITHDPVEAVQEADVVVTDVWASMGQEAEQAQREAVFQPYQVNAELCQHAKSDYLFLHCLPAHRGEEVTADIIDGPHSVVFDEAENRLHAQKALLSALMR; this is encoded by the coding sequence ATGACACAACCCCTGCTGAAAGGAGGGGCCGCACCGGCCCCGGTTGCCTCCTTTGAAGAGAACCAGCTGCAACGGAATTTAAAGGGAAGAGATTTTTTAACCCTGGCTGATTTCAGTTCGGAAGAGATTCACTGGTTGCTGCAGCATGCGCTCAATCTCAAACGGATGCAACAAGAGGGCATCCCCCATCCCTATCTGCAAGGAAAAGTGCTGGGCATGATTTTCGAAAAACCATCGACCCGTACCCGGGTGTCGTTTGAAGTGGGCATGATTCAGCTGGGAGGGCAAGCCATCTTTTTAGGCAAGCAAGACATTCAGCTCTCCCGGGGGGAAAGCCTGTATGACACAGCCAACGTTTTGTCCCGTTATGTGGACGGCGTGATGATCCGGACGTTTAGTCACCAGGGGCTAGTGGAATTTGCCCGAGCGGCAACAGTGCCTGTGATCAATGGGTTGACAGATACCCACCATCCGGCACAAGTACTGGCTGACCTGTTGACGGTTTTAGAACATAAGGGCCGTTTGCAGGGCTTAAAACTGGCTTATGTGGGTGACGGCAACAACATGGCCCATTCCCTCTTGGAAGGGGCAGTCAAAGTGGGCATGCATATTGCGGTGGCTTCACCAGAAGGCTATGAACCTGATGCCGCCATTGTGGCCGGTGCAGAAGAGGTGGCCAAGGAAACAGGCAGTCAGGTTTTGATCACCCATGATCCGGTAGAAGCTGTTCAGGAAGCAGATGTGGTGGTGACCGATGTGTGGGCCAGCATGGGCCAAGAAGCGGAGCAGGCCCAGCGTGAGGCCGTGTTTCAACCCTACCAGGTTAATGCTGAACTGTGTCAACATGCCAAATCCGATTACCTCTTTTTACACTGTTTGCCCGCTCACCGGGGAGAAGAAGTGACAGCCGACATTATTGATGGTCCCCATTCGGTTGTTTTTGACGAGGCCGAAAACCGGCTGCATGCCCAAAAGGCGCTGCTCTCTGCCTTGATGAGATAA